CCTCCTTTTTAGCCAGCGAATCGCCGAGCCGAGTAAGGGCAGGTGCTCATAGAGCAGGCTGCCGGCGTCGAAATAGTCGCGGTGGCGATAGACTTTGCTGTGCCACAGCAGGTGCGAGCAGCCTTCCACACGGATCAACTGGCCAGCCGCCAGGCGTGGGTGGCGATAGCTCATGGTCCAGCGCAGGTAGCCTTCACCTTCGCGCACCTGGTCAAAGCCGTAGAAGTCAAAGCGCAGCTCGCTGACGTTAGCGTACAGCTCGGCAAAGTAGCGCTGCATATTGGCCAGCCCGCGTATCTCATGCAGGGGGTCGCAGAACAGCGCATCGTCGCTGTAAAGCTGGTCCAAACGGTCTAGGTTGTTCTTGTTCAGTCCGGCAAAATCCTGGGCGAACTGACGTAGAAAATCGCTCATAGCGCCTCCTTGGCAGCAAAGTGCGGCAGGCTTTTGAAGGCTGCCAGGGCACGCGCACGGCTCTTGCTCAAATCGACAATGGGCGCGGGGTAATCGGCAACGCCGAACAGCCCGCCGATGGCCGCCGGGTTATGAATGTTGGTTTTGTTGAGGCCAACCAGTTCTGGTAGCCACTGGCGGATAAAACGGCCATCCGGGTCGAATTTCTGCGACTGGCTGAGCGGGTTGAAGATGCGGAAGTAGGGCGCCGAATCGGTGCCGGTGGAGGAGCTCCACTGCCAACCGCCGTTGTTTGCCGCCAGGTCACCGTCGATCAGGTGGCGCATGAAGAAACGCTCGCCTTCGCGCCAGTCGATCAGCAAGTTCTTGGTCAAAAACATCGCCACAACCATACGCAAGCGGTTGTGCATCCAGCCGGTGGCCAGCAGTTGACGCATCGCCGCATCAATAATCGGCAAGCCGGTGCGGCCTTCCTGCCAGGCTTTGAGTTCCAACGGCGCATCACGCCAGGCCACGGCTTCAGTTTCCGCGCGAAACGCGCGGTGCATGGATACGCGCGGGTAACCGACCAGAATATGTTTGTAGAACTCACGCCAGAGCAGCTCGTTAATCCAAGTCACCACGCCGACATTGCCGCTGTCGAACTCACCCTGATTGGCGGCCAGCGCCGCATGCAGGCACTGGCGCGGCGAAATCACCCCAGCAGCCAGGTAAGCAGACAGTTGACTGGTGCCGGGTTTCGCCGGGAAATCGCGAGCGCCCTGGTAGCACTCAATGTGCTCGGCGGCGAAGTCATCCATCCGTCGTTGCGCTTCGGCTTCGCCGGCAGGCCACAGCTGACGCAGCGTGTCAGTGGGTGGCGCAAAACCGCTGACCTGATCGGGCAGGCTATCACTGCTGATCGCCAGCTTTTCTTGCGCCTTGGGGGTGACGATCCGGACGGGCAGGGCGGTGTGCAGACGCTGATAGCAGACCTTGCGAAATTGGCTGTAGACCTGGAAGTAGGTGCCTGATTGAGTCAGCACGCTACCGGGCTTGAACAGAACCTGATCCAGGTGGCGGCGCAAGCTGATGCCTTGCGCGTCTAGTGCATCGGCCACGGCCTCATCGCGGCGGCTTTCATGCACGCCATATTCTTCGTTGACCTGTACCTGGCCGATCTGCAGTTGCTGGCACAGCTCGCTGATGACCTTTGGCGCAGCGCTCCAGTCATCGGCGTGTCGCACCAGCAACGGCACGTTAAGTTTGCCCAGCTCAATGGCCAGCTCTTTGAGGTTGCGCAACCAGAAGTCGACCTTACTCGGCGCATCATCGTGCGCCAGCCATTGGCCGGGGCTGATCAGGTACAAGGCAACCGTCGGGCCGGTGGTCATGGCCGCGGCCAGCGCGCTGTTGTCCTGTACCCGCAGGTCAGTGCGAAACCAGATGAGTTGCAGCATGGTATTTTCCATTAGCTGTGCAGCAAGTTGAGGTCGGTGAGGCAGTGCAGCGCAGCCAGCGGATCGACTGCCAGGCTCAGTTCGGGGTTTTGCTGCGCGATGACCTTGAGCTCATCGGCGTGGATCTGCACCACCTGGCCAACCAGCAAGCACGGGCAGTCATAGCCGCCCAGCAGACGTTGCAGGTGGGTGCTGTTGAGCGCCTGACTGGAATACAGCAGCAGCGCGCGCGGTTGAATATGTTCAACCGCCAGGGCGAGTTCAGGCGGTGGCAACGGCCAGTCGAACACCTCAACCGCCACTCCTGCATTGCTCGCCAGCCAAGCGGTCAGCCACATGCCAGCCGCCATGGGCAGGTCAGATACATTGATCAGCAGCAGTGGCGCACCATTGTGTTGGCGGTTGTTGTGGTAGAGGCGAGCACCGAGCTTGCTGCGCAGCCACGAATAGAAAAATACCCGCTCAGCCTGTGCACCAAATTGATTGCGCCAACGTAACTCCAGCTCCTCAAGCAGCGGCAAAAGCAGTTGCTCGCACAGGGTATTAGGCGGGTAGAGCGCCAGTTCTCTGTTGAAGCAGTCGTCCAGACGGCGTTCGCTGAGGTTGCAGATGGCTTCCTGCAGTTGCTGGCGCTTGGTTTCCCACTGTGAGCTGGCTTCGGCAAACGCAGGCTGGTTGCTGCGCAACAGGCCTTTGACTTGGCTGACCGACACGCCACGATTGAGCCACGTGAGAATGGCCTGAATGTGCGCGACATGCTCATCTGAATACAGGCGATGCCCTTTGGGCGTGCGGTGCGGCACGATCAGGCCATAACGGCGCTCCCACGCGCGTAGCGTGACGGCGTTGACCCCAGTGATGCGCGCGACATCGCGGATCGGCATAAAACCTTGAGCAATGGCGGCTTGGTAGTCGTCCGCACTCTGGCCGTCGGTGGTCGGCTCAAGGCTCATAGGGCATTACGCAAGCTGAGGCTTTCTGGATGCGGCTGCAGGTACACCTGCTGCGCGATATAGGTGTCAGGGTGGCGGCGCAAGTGATGTTTGAGCAAGGTCATGGGCACCACCAATGGCACGACGCCATGGCGATACTGGCCAATCAATTGCTGCATTTCCTGCTTATCTTCGCTGCTCAGCGCTCGCTTGAGGTAACCGCTGATGTGCTGCAACACGTTGCTGTGGGTGCGGCGGGTGGCGCAGCTTTTTAGCGCGCTCATCAGCTCGCTGAAGTAGCGTGGGGCCAGCTCGTTCAAATCCTGCTGGCCGAGCTCACCGAGCATGCGCCCGAGCTGTTTGTATTGCTGCGGATTGGTGGCCATCAACAGGTATTTGTAACGCGAGTGGAAGGCAATCAAGCTTTGCCGGGTCAGGCCATCACGCAGCAGCTGTTGCCATTCAGAGTAGGCAAATACGCGGGTGATGAAATTCTCGCGCAGGATCGGGTCGTTAAGGCGGCCGTCTTCTTCTACCGGTAGGTTGGGGTGCCGCGCGCAGAACGCCTCGGCAAAAATACCGCGCCCTGGCTCGCTGGGGCGGCCGTTGTCCTGGTACACCTTGACCCGGTGTAAGCCGCAGGAAGGCGACTGCTGCATAAAAATGTAGCCGCAGATATCGGTCAGCTCGCCCGCCATGCGCTCGCCGTAGGCGGCCAGGGGCTGGGTGACATCCATTTCGCGGTTGACGGTGCCCAGGGCGCGGGGCGCTTGTGGGTCGCCGACCAAACGGATCGGTTCACGCGGGGTGCCCATGCCAATCGCCACTTCCGGGCATAAGGGGGCGAAGTCGAAATACTCGCTGAGTACTCGGTTGCACAGCCGTGACTCTTTGTGACCGCCGTTGTAGCGCACCTCGGAGCCCAGCAGGCAAGCGCTGATGCCCAGTTTGGGTTTGGCGACGGCGTTTTCGGATGGGCTCATGGGGTAACCTCTGATGGCGACTTGTACAGATCCTGCTGGATGTACAACTTAACTTCATCATAGGCTCGCAGTTGTACAAGTCAATATATTTGTACAACTACTGTATGGCTTTGTCTGTGCTGATTACTTCCAGCCCATGCACCACTGTTCGGGATTTTCCAGTGCGCGCCAGTCCATGCGTTGGCAGCGCTGGTTGAGCACCGCTTGCAGCTCGATCTGTAACACCGTGCCGTCCTCATCACAGAACAGTTCGGTGACGAGGAAATGTTTTTCACGGTTTTGCGGCTGCGCGGCTGTCCATTTCGACAGCAGCAGCTTGTGTGGGTTGATGCGGTGCTTATTGGGTGTGGCGTGCCTGTGCGTGTTCATTGCTGGTGTTCGAGCAAACGCCGCGCCGCCTCCTGACCGCTGAGCCAAGCGCCTTCAACCCGGCCGGACAAGCACCAGTCGCCACAGGCATAAATACCCAGATCGGCATCGGCCAATACCCCCCACTGATGCGCGCTGGCTGGGCGTGCGTAGAGCCAGCGGTGCGCCAGGCTGAAAGCCGGAGCGGGCACGGCGCAACCGATCAGCTCGGCGAATGCGCCGAGTAAA
The Pseudomonas leptonychotis DNA segment above includes these coding regions:
- a CDS encoding YbgA family protein, translated to MSPSENAVAKPKLGISACLLGSEVRYNGGHKESRLCNRVLSEYFDFAPLCPEVAIGMGTPREPIRLVGDPQAPRALGTVNREMDVTQPLAAYGERMAGELTDICGYIFMQQSPSCGLHRVKVYQDNGRPSEPGRGIFAEAFCARHPNLPVEEDGRLNDPILRENFITRVFAYSEWQQLLRDGLTRQSLIAFHSRYKYLLMATNPQQYKQLGRMLGELGQQDLNELAPRYFSELMSALKSCATRRTHSNVLQHISGYLKRALSSEDKQEMQQLIGQYRHGVVPLVVPMTLLKHHLRRHPDTYIAQQVYLQPHPESLSLRNAL
- a CDS encoding MerR family transcriptional regulator, whose amino-acid sequence is MSLEPTTDGQSADDYQAAIAQGFMPIRDVARITGVNAVTLRAWERRYGLIVPHRTPKGHRLYSDEHVAHIQAILTWLNRGVSVSQVKGLLRSNQPAFAEASSQWETKRQQLQEAICNLSERRLDDCFNRELALYPPNTLCEQLLLPLLEELELRWRNQFGAQAERVFFYSWLRSKLGARLYHNNRQHNGAPLLLINVSDLPMAAGMWLTAWLASNAGVAVEVFDWPLPPPELALAVEHIQPRALLLYSSQALNSTHLQRLLGGYDCPCLLVGQVVQIHADELKVIAQQNPELSLAVDPLAALHCLTDLNLLHS
- a CDS encoding TIGR02450 family Trp-rich protein → MNTHRHATPNKHRINPHKLLLSKWTAAQPQNREKHFLVTELFCDEDGTVLQIELQAVLNQRCQRMDWRALENPEQWCMGWK
- the phrB gene encoding deoxyribodipyrimidine photo-lyase, whose protein sequence is MQLIWFRTDLRVQDNSALAAAMTTGPTVALYLISPGQWLAHDDAPSKVDFWLRNLKELAIELGKLNVPLLVRHADDWSAAPKVISELCQQLQIGQVQVNEEYGVHESRRDEAVADALDAQGISLRRHLDQVLFKPGSVLTQSGTYFQVYSQFRKVCYQRLHTALPVRIVTPKAQEKLAISSDSLPDQVSGFAPPTDTLRQLWPAGEAEAQRRMDDFAAEHIECYQGARDFPAKPGTSQLSAYLAAGVISPRQCLHAALAANQGEFDSGNVGVVTWINELLWREFYKHILVGYPRVSMHRAFRAETEAVAWRDAPLELKAWQEGRTGLPIIDAAMRQLLATGWMHNRLRMVVAMFLTKNLLIDWREGERFFMRHLIDGDLAANNGGWQWSSSTGTDSAPYFRIFNPLSQSQKFDPDGRFIRQWLPELVGLNKTNIHNPAAIGGLFGVADYPAPIVDLSKSRARALAAFKSLPHFAAKEAL
- a CDS encoding nuclear transport factor 2 family protein, which gives rise to MSDFLRQFAQDFAGLNKNNLDRLDQLYSDDALFCDPLHEIRGLANMQRYFAELYANVSELRFDFYGFDQVREGEGYLRWTMSYRHPRLAAGQLIRVEGCSHLLWHSKVYRHRDYFDAGSLLYEHLPLLGSAIRWLKRRLA